The following coding sequences are from one Paenibacillus sp. JDR-2 window:
- the hprK gene encoding HPr(Ser) kinase/phosphatase yields the protein MAKKVKVSELVQHFSMEIVSGEDGLKRSILVDDLYRPGLEMAGYFDYHPHERVQLLGKTELTFLSTLTSEERRSRFEQLCHESTPCIILTRGLEAPDELVEYSNMTQIAVLRSNVATTILQSRITDFLEKKLAPTATIHGVLVDVYGVGMLITGGSGIGKSETALELVKRGHRLVADDAVEIRQTSDGQLFGSAPELIRHLLEIRGLGIINVMTLFGAGAVRTSKRITLVIKLENWQQDKQYDRLGLDEEKTRIIDTDVPLVTVPVRPGRNLAVIIEVAAMNFRLKRMGYNAALQFTNKLTETIAEDTDDFD from the coding sequence ATGGCTAAGAAAGTAAAAGTATCGGAGCTAGTACAACATTTCTCTATGGAGATCGTATCAGGCGAAGACGGCTTGAAGCGTTCTATTCTGGTTGACGATCTGTATCGCCCGGGTCTGGAGATGGCAGGATATTTCGATTATCATCCGCATGAGCGGGTGCAGCTGCTCGGCAAGACGGAGCTTACCTTCCTCAGCACGTTGACAAGCGAAGAGCGCAGAAGCCGTTTTGAACAGCTGTGTCACGAGAGTACGCCATGTATTATTCTGACTCGCGGTCTTGAGGCGCCGGATGAGTTGGTCGAGTACTCCAACATGACCCAAATCGCAGTGCTTCGCAGTAATGTGGCGACAACTATTCTGCAAAGCCGGATTACGGACTTTCTGGAGAAAAAACTTGCTCCAACCGCAACGATTCATGGCGTTTTGGTAGATGTATATGGCGTAGGCATGCTTATTACGGGCGGAAGCGGCATCGGTAAAAGCGAAACTGCGCTTGAGCTGGTTAAACGCGGCCATCGCCTTGTAGCCGATGACGCGGTAGAAATTCGCCAGACATCCGATGGGCAGCTGTTCGGCAGCGCGCCTGAACTGATTCGCCATCTGCTTGAGATTCGGGGCTTAGGTATCATCAACGTGATGACGCTGTTTGGTGCCGGTGCGGTGCGGACAAGTAAGCGGATTACGCTTGTTATCAAGCTTGAGAACTGGCAGCAGGACAAACAGTATGACCGTCTTGGCCTGGATGAAGAGAAGACAAGAATCATTGATACGGATGTGCCTCTGGTAACCGTACCGGTTCGCCCTGGCCGAAATCTGGCTGTCATCATCGAGGTTGCGGCCATGAACTTCCGTCTGAAGCGGATGGGTTATAACGCCGCTCTGCAATTCACGAATAAGCTGACCGAGACGATCGCCGAAGATACGGATGATTTCGATTGA
- the lgt gene encoding prolipoprotein diacylglyceryl transferase has translation MNLLIDPTAFSIGDIHVRWYGIILGTAALVGLLLAVQEGKRFGVKPEFFMDLLLLGVPSAVICARIYYVAFTWDEYKNNLVDVFKIWNGGIAIYGALIGAFLCGFFYFRYKGYSFWRMVDICAPGLLAGQMIGRWGNFMNQEAYGGPVDESFLRNTLHLPDFIVKQMYVASEGVYHHPAFLYESLWSLVGIIILLVIRRQKFLRAGELVAFYFIWYSIGRFFIEGIRTDSLAFQGPGALGSLMDALWTPMTWFGFEQGFLDPAYGDVRISQLLAVLLVIAAVIFIVVRRVNGWATVRYNDPIVSTKETSAPVSDAKTDNL, from the coding sequence ATGAATCTGTTAATTGATCCAACGGCATTTTCCATCGGGGACATTCATGTGCGTTGGTACGGGATCATTCTCGGTACGGCGGCTCTGGTTGGCTTGCTGCTTGCTGTACAGGAAGGGAAAAGATTCGGCGTTAAGCCGGAATTTTTCATGGACCTGCTGCTGCTTGGCGTGCCGTCGGCCGTCATCTGCGCGAGAATTTATTATGTGGCATTCACTTGGGATGAGTACAAGAATAATCTCGTGGACGTATTTAAAATCTGGAACGGCGGGATTGCCATCTACGGCGCCTTGATCGGAGCCTTTCTGTGCGGATTTTTCTACTTCCGGTATAAAGGATATTCGTTCTGGCGGATGGTAGATATATGCGCGCCTGGACTGCTTGCCGGCCAAATGATTGGCCGCTGGGGCAACTTTATGAACCAAGAGGCATATGGCGGTCCGGTAGACGAGAGTTTCCTGCGGAATACGCTGCATCTGCCTGATTTTATCGTGAAGCAAATGTATGTCGCCAGCGAAGGCGTCTATCACCACCCGGCCTTTTTGTACGAATCGCTGTGGAGCTTGGTAGGCATTATTATTCTGCTTGTCATTCGCCGTCAGAAATTCCTTCGTGCAGGTGAGCTTGTAGCCTTCTACTTCATTTGGTATTCCATCGGACGGTTCTTCATTGAAGGTATCCGTACGGACAGCCTAGCCTTCCAAGGTCCGGGAGCACTAGGTTCCCTTATGGATGCTTTGTGGACGCCAATGACTTGGTTCGGATTCGAGCAAGGCTTCCTCGATCCGGCGTATGGCGATGTACGGATCTCGCAATTGCTTGCGGTATTGCTCGTTATTGCGGCAGTTATCTTTATCGTTGTCCGTCGCGTAAACGGGTGGGCAACCGTCCGTTACAACGATCCGATTGTTTCCACGAAGGAGACATCGGCGCCTGTATCCGACGCAAAAACGGACAACCTGTAA
- the ppaX gene encoding pyrophosphatase PpaX codes for MTSNIKTMLFDLDGTIMDTNELIIRSFMESLKGLVPEDFGREHIIPSMGLTLQAQFQNFTGLTDVEHLIKAYRTVNTKLHDELLRPFPYTNEVMKNLHEQGIQIGVVTTKIRMSTERGMKFCGLYDYVDAFVTVDDVANPKPHPEPVLMALEMLNADPATTIMIGDSTVDMISAKEAGVIPVGVSWSLKGGELLKENGAQYIIDDMRELYAFAGMER; via the coding sequence ATGACAAGCAATATCAAAACGATGCTATTCGATCTGGATGGCACGATTATGGATACGAACGAGCTGATTATCCGCTCTTTTATGGAGTCGCTGAAAGGCCTGGTACCCGAGGACTTCGGGAGAGAGCATATTATTCCGAGCATGGGTCTAACGCTCCAGGCGCAATTTCAGAATTTTACGGGTCTTACGGATGTCGAGCATTTGATAAAGGCATACCGTACGGTAAATACAAAGCTTCATGACGAGCTGCTGCGGCCGTTCCCCTATACGAATGAGGTCATGAAGAATTTGCATGAGCAAGGTATTCAGATTGGCGTTGTTACAACCAAGATCCGGATGTCGACGGAGCGGGGAATGAAGTTTTGCGGTCTGTATGATTATGTCGATGCGTTTGTTACGGTGGACGATGTCGCTAATCCGAAGCCGCATCCGGAGCCGGTTCTTATGGCACTGGAGATGCTGAACGCGGACCCGGCTACAACGATTATGATCGGAGACAGCACCGTTGACATGATCTCTGCCAAGGAAGCGGGAGTAATTCCGGTAGGCGTATCCTGGTCGCTCAAAGGCGGAGAGCTGCTGAAGGAGAATGGAGCGCAGTATATCATCGATGATATGCGCGAGTTGTACGCATTCGCAGGAATGGAGCGATAG
- a CDS encoding acyltransferase encodes MRNVERYPVEGPNALWQMYRTVSRFKAVRNFIAIQAARYCPELTVKNWIYRNILGMKVGKETAFALMVMVDVFFPERIEVGDNTIIGYNTTILTHEYLIKEYRLGSVKIGSNVMIGANSTILPGVTIGDNAVIAAGSVVHKDVSANTFVGGNPIREIRRTDAGEHKNEDKRVLLR; translated from the coding sequence GTGCGAAACGTGGAGCGTTATCCGGTAGAAGGCCCTAATGCCCTATGGCAGATGTACCGGACGGTTAGCCGGTTTAAGGCGGTGCGTAATTTTATCGCTATCCAGGCGGCACGGTACTGTCCGGAGCTGACAGTGAAGAATTGGATCTACCGCAATATTCTCGGCATGAAGGTCGGGAAGGAAACGGCTTTTGCCCTGATGGTGATGGTTGATGTTTTCTTTCCGGAACGGATTGAGGTCGGGGATAACACGATAATCGGCTACAATACTACGATTCTGACCCATGAATACTTAATCAAAGAATATCGGCTCGGTTCTGTAAAGATTGGCTCGAATGTGATGATTGGTGCCAATTCCACGATCTTGCCCGGTGTGACGATTGGGGATAATGCCGTTATTGCAGCGGGATCGGTTGTTCATAAGGATGTGTCTGCAAATACGTTTGTTGGCGGCAATCCGATTCGGGAGATCAGGCGGACGGACGCCGGAGAGCACAAGAATGAAGATAAGCGGGTCTTGTTGAGATAA
- a CDS encoding ATP phosphoribosyltransferase regulatory subunit encodes MSKPKVFEKPIGVKDYLPGAVAKLRHIERDVLACMKGWGYEQIITPTMEYYDTVGVASSTSDQKLFKLLNNRGTTLVLRSDMTAPIARVVSSLLKESQFPLRLSYHGNVFRSIEEESGREAEFFQTGVELVGDASAEADAEVVALAIASLKAAGVDRFKIAIGHVGFLNGLFEETLAGRVEAQEQLKSCLLNRDYVGYRESLRGLKLEEPVQRELEGILRLRGGQEICEQALQLSADATAQKSIRHLCEIWDVLKAYDVCEHVLIDLTMIGDFSYYTGMTFEGYAADLGFPVASGGRYDNLLSQFGRPAPATGFALKTTRILELVGAEEDATGTTRVLIGYDGEGRAEALAAAQQLREQGAAVITERMTEEDWKELGAGSFTYKGVAYTKGLPYIGGVDKATGGSGQ; translated from the coding sequence ATGTCCAAACCTAAAGTTTTTGAGAAGCCGATTGGCGTAAAAGATTATCTCCCCGGCGCGGTAGCGAAGCTCCGCCATATTGAACGCGATGTGCTGGCCTGCATGAAAGGCTGGGGCTACGAACAAATTATTACCCCAACGATGGAATACTACGACACAGTAGGTGTCGCAAGCTCGACGTCGGACCAGAAGCTGTTCAAGCTACTCAATAATCGGGGTACAACACTTGTGCTGCGTTCGGATATGACAGCCCCGATTGCGCGGGTTGTATCTTCGCTGCTGAAGGAATCGCAGTTCCCCCTTCGTTTGTCCTATCACGGCAACGTATTCCGCTCGATTGAAGAGGAGTCGGGGCGCGAGGCAGAGTTCTTCCAGACGGGTGTAGAGCTTGTTGGCGATGCATCCGCGGAGGCTGATGCTGAAGTGGTCGCACTAGCTATCGCCTCGCTTAAGGCGGCAGGCGTTGACCGGTTCAAAATCGCAATCGGCCACGTCGGCTTCCTGAACGGCTTGTTCGAGGAGACGTTGGCAGGACGCGTGGAAGCACAGGAGCAGCTGAAGTCTTGTCTGCTGAACCGCGACTATGTCGGTTACCGGGAAAGCCTTCGCGGACTGAAGCTGGAAGAGCCGGTCCAACGAGAGCTGGAAGGAATTCTTCGTCTGCGCGGCGGCCAGGAGATTTGCGAGCAGGCGCTGCAGCTAAGCGCTGATGCGACTGCCCAGAAGTCGATCCGCCATCTGTGCGAGATTTGGGATGTGCTGAAGGCATATGACGTATGCGAGCATGTACTGATCGATCTGACGATGATTGGCGATTTCTCCTACTATACCGGCATGACGTTTGAGGGTTATGCGGCGGATCTCGGCTTCCCCGTGGCAAGCGGCGGACGTTACGACAATCTGCTCAGCCAATTCGGGCGTCCGGCACCGGCTACGGGCTTCGCTCTGAAGACAACGCGTATTCTGGAACTGGTAGGCGCTGAAGAGGACGCAACGGGCACTACGCGCGTCCTGATCGGTTATGACGGCGAAGGCCGCGCAGAGGCTCTGGCAGCGGCACAACAGCTTCGTGAGCAAGGTGCAGCCGTTATCACGGAGCGTATGACAGAAGAGGATTGGAAAGAGCTTGGCGCAGGTTCGTTTACTTATAAAGGCGTGGCATATACGAAGGGACTGCCGTACATCGGCGGCGTGGATAAGGCGACAGGAGGCAGCGGGCAATGA
- the hisG gene encoding ATP phosphoribosyltransferase, producing the protein MSEAKKDILKVAMPKGRIYKQASKLFREAGLPIPSDFDDTRKLIIELPEVGMEFIMAKPVDVPTYVEYGVADIGIVGKDVLMEENKDVYELLDLGIAKCRMSVIGLADWKPVINPRVATKYPNVASQYFRELGQQVEVIKLNGSIELAPLIGLADRIVDMVETGQTLRENGLVEMEPIFPITSRLIANRVSYRMKNEAIQSLCDRLQDTIAAKV; encoded by the coding sequence ATGAGCGAAGCGAAAAAAGACATTCTAAAGGTTGCGATGCCGAAGGGCCGCATCTATAAGCAGGCTTCAAAGCTGTTCCGTGAAGCGGGTCTGCCGATCCCAAGCGATTTCGACGATACGCGCAAGCTGATTATCGAGCTCCCCGAAGTGGGCATGGAATTTATTATGGCAAAGCCGGTTGACGTTCCGACTTACGTGGAATACGGCGTGGCCGATATCGGGATTGTGGGCAAGGACGTACTCATGGAGGAAAACAAGGACGTCTACGAGCTGCTGGATCTGGGTATCGCAAAATGCCGCATGTCCGTTATCGGATTAGCGGACTGGAAGCCGGTAATTAACCCGCGGGTTGCGACGAAATATCCAAACGTAGCGTCGCAATACTTCCGCGAGCTGGGTCAACAAGTGGAAGTCATTAAGCTGAACGGCTCGATTGAGCTGGCACCGCTTATTGGTCTGGCTGACCGCATCGTCGATATGGTGGAAACGGGTCAGACGCTGCGCGAGAACGGACTGGTCGAGATGGAGCCGATTTTCCCGATTACAAGCCGTCTGATCGCGAACCGCGTCAGCTACCGGATGAAGAACGAAGCGATTCAAAGTCTGTGCGACCGCCTGCAGGATACGATTGCGGCTAAGGTGTAA
- the hisD gene encoding histidinol dehydrogenase has protein sequence MRIMKAEQFGLQREVEYGTPEQNETVRQIVEAIKEEGDAALLAYTEQLDRVRLDASSLRVTQEEINAAYDRVDAAFLTAIREAAVNIRVFHEKQMRNSWMDLQPDGTMLGQILRPLKRVGVYVPGGKAAYPSSVLMNVIPAQVAGVPEIVMVTPPATGGKEGIDPYILVAAAEAGVKEMYRVGGAQAIAALAYGTATIAPVDKICGPGNIYVALAKRTVFGAVDIDSIAGPSEIVVLADEGANASYIAADLLSQAEHDEMASAILVTPSETLAEAVAAEVERQISTLPREAIARASIDSYGAVLLVESIEAGIDVVNKLAPEHLEVLTADPMSLLGLIENAGAIFLGPYSSEPVGDYFAGPNHIIPTNGTARFSSPVNVDDFLKKSSLIYYSKEALLKNGSSIMTLARHEGLEAHARAIQIRLEQEGNQ, from the coding sequence ATGCGGATAATGAAGGCGGAGCAATTTGGGCTTCAGCGCGAGGTGGAGTACGGAACACCGGAGCAAAATGAAACGGTCCGTCAGATCGTCGAAGCGATCAAGGAGGAAGGGGACGCGGCGCTGCTTGCGTATACGGAGCAGCTGGACCGCGTCCGGCTTGATGCGTCGTCGCTCCGCGTGACGCAGGAAGAGATCAATGCGGCGTACGATCGGGTAGACGCCGCGTTCCTCACGGCAATCCGCGAGGCAGCCGTGAATATTCGCGTATTCCACGAGAAGCAGATGCGTAACTCGTGGATGGATCTGCAGCCGGACGGTACGATGCTCGGGCAAATTCTCCGGCCGCTGAAGCGGGTCGGCGTATACGTGCCCGGCGGTAAGGCGGCGTACCCGTCGTCCGTGCTGATGAACGTCATTCCGGCGCAAGTAGCCGGCGTGCCGGAAATTGTAATGGTGACGCCGCCTGCAACCGGCGGCAAGGAAGGCATCGACCCGTATATTCTCGTTGCCGCCGCGGAAGCGGGCGTGAAGGAAATGTACCGGGTCGGCGGCGCGCAAGCGATTGCCGCACTCGCATACGGCACGGCAACGATTGCTCCGGTCGATAAGATTTGCGGACCGGGCAACATCTATGTCGCGCTGGCGAAGCGGACGGTATTCGGCGCAGTTGACATCGACAGCATTGCAGGCCCAAGCGAAATTGTCGTGCTGGCCGACGAAGGCGCCAACGCCTCGTATATCGCGGCTGATCTGCTGTCGCAGGCGGAGCATGACGAGATGGCATCGGCAATCCTAGTAACGCCTTCGGAGACGCTCGCAGAGGCGGTTGCCGCCGAGGTGGAGCGCCAGATCTCCACTCTGCCGCGCGAAGCAATCGCGCGGGCATCCATTGACAGCTATGGCGCTGTGCTGCTCGTGGAATCGATCGAAGCAGGCATTGACGTCGTAAACAAGCTGGCGCCGGAGCACTTGGAAGTGCTGACGGCCGATCCGATGAGTCTCCTTGGCTTGATCGAGAATGCCGGCGCGATTTTCCTCGGACCATACAGCTCGGAACCGGTTGGCGATTATTTTGCCGGACCTAACCATATCATCCCGACGAACGGAACCGCACGCTTCTCCTCGCCGGTGAACGTGGACGATTTCCTGAAGAAGTCGAGCCTTATCTACTACAGCAAGGAAGCGCTGTTGAAGAACGGCAGCAGCATTATGACGCTTGCGCGTCATGAAGGGCTGGAGGCGCATGCCCGCGCCATTCAGATTCGTCTGGAGCAGGAAGGCAATCAATAG
- the hisB gene encoding imidazoleglycerol-phosphate dehydratase HisB: MADTKRKAEIARKTNETDIKLSFAVDGSGEAKLETDVPFLNHMLDLFAKHGQFDLTVEARGDIDIDDHHTVEDIGICLGQTLREALGDKRGIKRYASVFVPMDEALAQVIIDVSNRPHFEYRAEYPSAQVGSFSTELVHEFLWKLALEARITLHVIVHYGKNTHHMIEAVFKALGRAIDEATSIDPRVQGVPSTKGVL; encoded by the coding sequence GTGGCGGATACAAAACGGAAAGCGGAAATTGCACGCAAAACCAACGAAACGGATATTAAGCTGAGCTTTGCGGTTGACGGCAGCGGCGAAGCGAAACTCGAGACGGATGTTCCGTTCCTGAACCATATGCTTGACCTGTTTGCGAAGCACGGCCAATTCGACTTGACCGTGGAAGCGCGCGGCGATATCGACATCGACGATCACCACACGGTAGAGGATATCGGCATCTGCCTCGGCCAAACCTTGCGCGAAGCGCTGGGCGACAAACGCGGCATCAAGCGTTACGCGAGCGTATTTGTACCGATGGATGAGGCGCTGGCTCAAGTCATTATCGACGTCAGCAACCGCCCGCATTTCGAATACCGCGCGGAGTATCCTTCGGCGCAGGTGGGCAGCTTCTCGACCGAGCTGGTTCACGAGTTCCTGTGGAAGCTTGCGCTGGAAGCGCGTATCACGCTGCACGTCATCGTTCACTACGGCAAGAACACGCATCATATGATCGAAGCGGTGTTCAAAGCCCTGGGACGCGCGATCGACGAAGCAACAAGCATCGATCCTCGTGTACAAGGAGTGCCTTCGACGAAAGGAGTGCTGTAG
- the hisH gene encoding imidazole glycerol phosphate synthase subunit HisH, which produces MIAIIDYGMGNLHSVSKAVERLGYEAVVTADPAVIASADGAILPGVGAFGDAMENLRETKLDEVTKAYAASGKPLLGICLGMQLLFSESEEHGVNEGLNLLPGKVIRFQGDYKVPHMGWNKLSFLQSDSPLFKGLEEGHVYFVHSFHAKPEVASDLLATTDYYQQVTAIVGRGNVHGMQFHPEKSSDLGIKLLGNFLALTGSPVAQR; this is translated from the coding sequence ATGATCGCGATCATCGATTACGGCATGGGCAATCTGCACAGCGTCAGCAAAGCTGTCGAACGCCTTGGTTATGAAGCGGTAGTAACGGCTGATCCGGCCGTTATCGCTTCGGCGGACGGAGCGATCCTCCCGGGCGTTGGCGCGTTTGGGGATGCTATGGAGAATCTTCGCGAGACGAAGCTGGATGAAGTGACGAAAGCTTACGCAGCATCCGGCAAGCCGCTGCTAGGCATCTGTCTCGGTATGCAGCTCTTGTTCAGCGAAAGCGAAGAGCATGGCGTAAACGAGGGCTTGAACCTGCTCCCAGGCAAGGTCATTCGCTTCCAAGGCGATTACAAAGTGCCGCATATGGGCTGGAACAAGCTGAGTTTCCTGCAGTCCGACAGTCCGCTGTTTAAAGGTCTCGAGGAAGGTCATGTATACTTCGTACACTCTTTCCACGCGAAACCCGAGGTCGCCAGCGACCTTCTGGCAACAACGGATTACTATCAGCAGGTAACGGCTATTGTCGGCAGGGGCAACGTGCATGGCATGCAATTCCATCCGGAGAAAAGCAGCGACCTTGGCATCAAGCTGCTTGGCAACTTCCTTGCTTTAACAGGTAGCCCGGTAGCGCAGCGATAA
- the hisF gene encoding imidazole glycerol phosphate synthase subunit HisF, translating into MLAKRIIPCLDVKDGRVVKGVNFVNLRDAGDPVELASTYDQEGADELVFLDISASVEGRATMIEVVKRTAGEITIPFTVGGGISHVDDMKRILRAGADKIAINTAAVLNPSLVSDGARKFGSQCIVVAIDAKYNEAWGEWEVFTHGGRKETGIKVLEWAREIERLGAGEILLTSMDADGTKDGFDLKLTRAVSDLVGIPVIASGGAGRIEHFSDVFEQGHADAGLAATIFHYKEMTIREVKDDLRQKGVEVR; encoded by the coding sequence ATGCTGGCGAAACGTATTATTCCATGTCTGGACGTGAAGGACGGACGGGTTGTAAAAGGAGTCAACTTCGTGAACCTGCGCGATGCGGGGGACCCGGTTGAGCTTGCGTCCACTTACGATCAGGAGGGCGCCGACGAGCTGGTTTTCCTCGATATTTCGGCTTCGGTCGAAGGTCGCGCGACAATGATTGAAGTCGTGAAGCGGACGGCCGGAGAGATTACGATTCCGTTTACGGTTGGCGGCGGGATCTCCCATGTTGACGATATGAAGCGGATCCTGCGCGCAGGCGCGGACAAAATCGCGATCAACACGGCGGCTGTTCTGAATCCTTCCCTTGTCAGCGACGGTGCCCGCAAATTCGGCTCGCAATGCATTGTTGTAGCCATTGACGCGAAGTACAACGAAGCTTGGGGCGAGTGGGAAGTATTCACGCACGGCGGCCGCAAGGAGACGGGCATTAAAGTGCTGGAGTGGGCGCGCGAAATCGAACGCCTTGGTGCAGGCGAGATTCTGCTGACAAGCATGGATGCGGACGGCACGAAGGATGGCTTTGACCTAAAGCTGACCCGCGCGGTATCGGATCTGGTCGGCATTCCGGTCATTGCATCCGGCGGAGCGGGACGGATCGAGCATTTCTCCGATGTGTTCGAGCAAGGCCACGCGGATGCGGGCCTTGCTGCGACAATTTTCCACTACAAAGAAATGACGATCCGCGAAGTAAAGGATGATCTCAGGCAGAAAGGCGTGGAAGTACGATGA
- the hisIE gene encoding bifunctional phosphoribosyl-AMP cyclohydrolase/phosphoribosyl-ATP diphosphatase HisIE, translating to MTDQLAELIKWSEDGLVPAIVQDAQSKEVLMLAYMNKESLKLSAESGVTWFWSRSRNELWNKGATSGHTQRIRSMSYDCDADTLLVRVDQKGPACHTGSYSCFFNEIEVAGAEKSSDSAKASSDDRFGILGELEGVIAQRYAERPEGAYTTYLFGKGLDKILKKVGEEATEAIIAAKNGDNDELRSEASDLLFHLLVLLRERGLPLDEVMAELQSRHGKPATNNAMRREQAGK from the coding sequence ATGACGGATCAACTGGCAGAGCTTATCAAGTGGAGCGAGGACGGGCTTGTTCCGGCTATCGTGCAGGACGCGCAGAGCAAGGAAGTTCTGATGCTGGCCTATATGAACAAGGAGTCCCTGAAGCTGTCGGCGGAGTCTGGAGTGACCTGGTTCTGGAGCCGTTCCCGCAATGAGCTGTGGAACAAGGGCGCAACCAGCGGCCACACCCAGCGGATCCGTTCGATGTCGTATGACTGCGATGCGGATACGCTGCTTGTACGCGTCGATCAGAAAGGCCCTGCTTGCCATACGGGCTCCTACTCGTGCTTCTTCAACGAGATTGAAGTGGCTGGAGCCGAGAAGTCTTCTGACTCTGCGAAGGCATCCTCCGATGACCGCTTCGGCATTCTCGGCGAGCTCGAAGGCGTCATCGCACAGCGTTATGCGGAGCGTCCGGAAGGTGCTTACACGACGTATCTGTTCGGGAAGGGTCTCGATAAAATTCTGAAGAAAGTCGGAGAAGAAGCAACCGAAGCGATTATCGCAGCCAAAAACGGCGATAACGACGAGCTTCGCTCCGAAGCAAGCGACCTGCTGTTCCATCTGCTCGTGCTGCTGCGTGAACGCGGCCTGCCGCTTGATGAGGTTATGGCGGAGCTGCAAAGCCGCCACGGCAAGCCAGCGACAAATAATGCGATGAGAAGAGAACAAGCGGGTAAATAA
- the hisJ gene encoding histidinol-phosphatase HisJ, with amino-acid sequence MFIDYHTHHARCGHAVGSLEEYVQKGIEIGLAQIGLSDHMPLLHVDPATYYPEMAMPMEELPRYVEECLALKEKYKDQIDIRVGLEGDYIEGQEEKIETIINAYPFDYVIGSVHFLGEWDITDFRQTHGWEGKNRMKVYEQYYEAVAKAAATGFYDYIGHIDVIKRFGFKPEGDVTHLENAALEAVKRHGMAIELNASGLRMPVEEMFPSRRMLEYAKQLSIPITIGSDAHQPERLGQYLDQARAVLKDVGFSQLATFERRKLVLVDF; translated from the coding sequence ATGTTTATCGATTATCATACCCATCACGCCCGCTGCGGCCATGCTGTCGGCTCGCTGGAGGAATACGTACAGAAGGGGATAGAGATCGGTCTTGCGCAGATCGGTCTTTCTGACCATATGCCGCTGCTCCATGTGGACCCGGCAACGTATTACCCGGAAATGGCGATGCCGATGGAAGAATTGCCGCGGTACGTAGAAGAGTGTCTGGCTTTGAAAGAAAAGTATAAAGACCAGATTGACATCCGCGTCGGCCTTGAAGGCGATTATATCGAGGGCCAGGAAGAAAAAATTGAAACGATCATTAACGCTTATCCGTTTGATTATGTGATTGGGTCGGTGCATTTCTTGGGAGAATGGGATATCACCGATTTCCGTCAGACCCATGGCTGGGAAGGCAAGAACCGGATGAAAGTTTATGAGCAGTACTACGAAGCGGTGGCGAAAGCAGCGGCAACGGGCTTTTATGACTACATCGGACATATCGATGTTATCAAGCGTTTCGGTTTTAAGCCCGAGGGAGACGTTACGCATCTGGAGAATGCCGCGCTTGAAGCGGTGAAGCGACACGGCATGGCGATCGAGCTTAACGCATCGGGCCTTCGGATGCCGGTAGAAGAGATGTTTCCGAGCCGAAGAATGCTCGAATACGCCAAACAATTGAGCATTCCAATCACGATTGGTTCGGATGCGCATCAGCCAGAAAGACTGGGACAATATTTAGATCAAGCGCGTGCGGTGTTGAAAGATGTCGGTTTTTCTCAGCTGGCGACCTTTGAACGGCGAAAATTGGTATTAGTCGATTTTTGA